The segment ATCATGTAGTTTGCTAAAATGATCAGCATGGACGATAAAACAACAGTTGATGTTGTAGCAACACCTACTCCTCGTGCACCTTCTTTGCAATGGTAACCGTAATAGCAACTTGAGACAGAAATTATGGTGCCAAAAGCAATTGCTTTTATTAGCCCAGTTATAAAATCGTACGTATTAAAGAACTGAGCTGTGTGTTTAATGTATATATTTAAATTGTGGTTAAATTCGAAGACTGCAGTGATACATCCTCCAAATATTCCTATTAAATCTGCACATACTGTAAGTATGGGAAATACTATGATTGACGCTAAAATCCTTGGTGCAATTAAATATTTAAAAGGGTTGATGTTCAAAGTTGTAAGTGCATCTATTTGCTCGGTGATGCACATTGTACCAATTTCTGCTGCAATTGATGATCCAACCTTTCCTACCATTATTAAGCTGATCAAAACTGGTCCTAACTCTTTAATGATAGTGATCGTAACAAGTTTGGGTATTATCTGCTCTTGGTTAATTAATGAGTCACTCAAGCTGCTTTGTAAAACTATCGCCGCTCCTATGAAAACTCCAGCAAGCCCAACAATTGGCAGAGAGAAAAAGCCTATCTCTATAATTTGTCTTGCTACGTTGATAAAATAATATGGCGGCACAAGGCAGTGGTATAGAGATTGAATAAAAAATATGAATGCACTACCAAGCCTTAACAAAAAATTGATAAAGTACCTACCAATTATTCTAACACTATTTATATCAAAAAAGCTCACTTTGTATTCATTTTAGCTAGAGGTTAGTCTTGCTGATTTTATTAAAATTTTTATTAACTTTATCGCAAAGTATAGCTGAGATATGTTTTAAGTTCAATAGCTAACGTAACTTTACCTTATACCGCACACAACTATACGAACGTTTATCTTTCTAAAAGCAATTTGTATAGCAAATGATGTCATTCCAGCGCTTGACGCTGGAATGGCTTTGTTGCATCGCACCTTATGCGGTAGTAATTTATGATAAATTCATGTAGCAATTTCGAATTTAGCCATACCAATGTCAGTAAATTGATTAAGCAAATAGCACTTAATCAGTAATTCTTTTTCACGATTTACTTCGGATTTATTCCTAAAGCTGAATCCAAATATTTGCTTTAATCTTGAGAAAAATCCTTCAATGTGAGCTCTCTTTCCATAATTTACTTCTTCTTTCCATCTTTTTATACCATTCTCACCATGTAATTTCATTAACTGAATAGCGGCATTTCTATCAAGCATATAATTTATTTCTGGATGTTCTGCCGCATTGTTTATTGGTGGAATTTTTGTCTTTATACCATATTCGTTACACAACTTATAAAGCCTGTGCCTATCATATGCCCTATCTGCATATAGTGCTTTTATGGCATGAACTTCTTTTAGCAAATCACAAGCTCCATAGTGATCAGACCGTTACTGTATTTTGCAGCTATGGCTTTTTTGCTGCTTATATTCAACATTACGTGTAGTTTCTTTACTTGTTCATAGCCACGATATTTTCTGTCAGTGCTATTTTCCTTGCTGTGTGTTGTTGTATATACTAATTCCTGTACTGTCTATAGCAATTCGATATCTTCCATGTTATTTTCTGCAATCATTTATCTTAATATTAAGTTTCTTTTGATGCTTGTGAATAGCTGATAACTTGCAAATTTCTTCCTATTTGTTGCAAATATCCTTTTATAAACCCCACCGTTTGTCTTAAGCCAATTCTAAAGAGACTGGTGATTATATGCACCAAAATTACAACTTTATCGCTATAAATATAGTTGCCGCCCTGCATTTTTGGACTATTTTCATACCAATTTTCGATAGCTTCATCGATGTAACGAAAAATATTTCCCCTTTTTTCAAGGAATTTGTTATATTCGTTTTGGTTACTGACTTTCATTTTCTGTGGCATATTTTTTCTTCAAAGGTTAAATGGCTATTTTATAATGAATTTTATCAGTAACTGCCAGATTTTTTCGGTTGCTATGCAACAAAGCCATCCCAGTGTCAGCTACTTTCATGACATCATCTTGTATCTTTTTTCTGCTTAGTTTAGGTTATGCAGAAGTCTAATACAATTATAGAACAAGTTTAAAAATTCTGGTAAAGTAGTTTTATTTACAAAGAATATGCTACTTGAAATTGAAAAGCGCAGCATAACAAATGCATTGTGGAAGTTGCAAG is part of the Wolbachia endosymbiont (group A) of Anomoia purmunda genome and harbors:
- a CDS encoding MlaE family ABC transporter permease; its protein translation is MSFFDINSVRIIGRYFINFLLRLGSAFIFFIQSLYHCLVPPYYFINVARQIIEIGFFSLPIVGLAGVFIGAAIVLQSSLSDSLINQEQIIPKLVTITIIKELGPVLISLIMVGKVGSSIAAEIGTMCITEQIDALTTLNINPFKYLIAPRILASIIVFPILTVCADLIGIFGGCITAVFEFNHNLNIYIKHTAQFFNTYDFITGLIKAIAFGTIISVSSCYYGYHCKEGARGVGVATTSTVVLSSMLIILANYMITLIHA